The genomic stretch AACGAAAGCGAGTGCCATCATTATTATAATAGACATAATAGGCCCATCTCCTAAAGAAAGAAGTGTGGATGTTTTAACAAATGTTTGCATCGCTGCCGCAATTAAGGCTCCAATGATAAAAAATTTACCAACTGAGAAAAATTCATCTAATGTGTGACGTACCATATCCCCAAACTTCTTTGAAAAAGCAAGAGAATGGTCATGATGATGGTGTGTAGCCTCGTTGCGTAGCTGCCCGTCCTTAAATTGAAGGGAGATAATCCAACCAGCAAAAAGAGCTACAATAAAGGATAAAATGCACCGATAGCCAACCATCTTCCAATCATTTCCGAAAGCTACATATGTAGAGAAAATCACAACAGGGTTGATAACAGGTCCTGTTAGCATAAAGCTTGTAGCTCCATGAAGAGGAACTCCTTTTCCGATAAGTCGTCTTGTAATAGGGACAATGCCGCACTCGCAAGCAGGAAAAAGGCTTCCAAGTACAGAGGTCACTATAACAGAGAGAAAACGATTCTTAGGAATAATTTTAGCTAGCATATTTTCTGTAATGAACATTTGAATCACGCCCGAGATAATAACGCCAAGAACGACGAATGGTAGGGCCTCTACTAATATACTAATAAAAACCGTATTCATTTGTAAAAAAGATTCTTTTGACATAAGTCTTCCATCTCCTTGTAAAGTAATCGTAATCCACGTTGATGAAAGAGAACAACAAAGACACATAGTTACAAACGAATAG from Priestia filamentosa encodes the following:
- a CDS encoding permease, with amino-acid sequence MSKESFLQMNTVFISILVEALPFVVLGVIISGVIQMFITENMLAKIIPKNRFLSVIVTSVLGSLFPACECGIVPITRRLIGKGVPLHGATSFMLTGPVINPVVIFSTYVAFGNDWKMVGYRCILSFIVALFAGWIISLQFKDGQLRNEATHHHHDHSLAFSKKFGDMVRHTLDEFFSVGKFFIIGALIAAAMQTFVKTSTLLSLGDGPIMSIIIMMALAFVLSLCSSADAFVASSFRSTFSNGSLVAFLVFGPMFDIKNMLVMLGTFKSKLVFFLLFYVTIFVFLGALIISYL